The proteins below are encoded in one region of Caulobacter henricii:
- the astD gene encoding succinylglutamate-semialdehyde dehydrogenase, translated as MSGGVFIDGVWRAGAGPEAVSIDPTTGETIWREASAAQADVALAVAAARRAFPAWADQPREARIAILRRYKEILVERTPAFAEAMSRETGKALWETRVELASMAGKVDLSIRAYDERTGGVENAMPFGRAVLRHRAHGVMAVLGPFNFPGHLPNGHIVPALLAGDTVVFKPSEETPLVGQLLVEALEAAGIPSGVINLVQGGRDTGQALIAEEIDGLLFTGSAQAGAFFRRYFADRPDVILALELGGNNPLVVWDAGDAEAVAALVVQSAFITTGQRCSCARRLIVSDDAAGRAVIEAVAALSDRLTAGPWNGPSEPFMGPLISARAAALAKAGADALGGQRIRTLGGLDGLSDAFVSPGFVDVTGVDVADEELFAPLLQVRRVGSFEEAIAAANATRYGLSAGLISNQSGLWDKFLNRIRAGVVNWNRPTTGAAGSMPFGGLGASGNHRPSAYYAADYCAYPVASFEADAVLNTFCDIKGLRA; from the coding sequence ATGAGTGGCGGCGTGTTTATTGATGGTGTCTGGCGCGCAGGTGCCGGACCGGAAGCAGTTTCCATCGACCCGACCACGGGCGAGACGATCTGGCGGGAAGCGTCGGCGGCACAGGCCGACGTCGCCCTTGCCGTGGCCGCCGCACGCCGCGCCTTTCCGGCCTGGGCCGATCAGCCGCGCGAAGCCCGCATCGCGATCCTGCGCCGCTACAAGGAGATCCTGGTCGAGCGCACACCGGCCTTCGCCGAGGCCATGAGCCGCGAGACCGGCAAGGCCCTGTGGGAGACACGGGTGGAGCTGGCCTCGATGGCCGGCAAGGTCGACCTGTCGATCAGGGCCTATGACGAACGCACGGGCGGCGTCGAAAACGCCATGCCATTCGGGCGCGCTGTTCTGCGCCATCGCGCCCACGGCGTCATGGCGGTGCTGGGGCCGTTCAACTTCCCAGGTCACCTGCCCAATGGCCACATCGTGCCGGCCCTGCTGGCCGGCGACACGGTGGTATTCAAGCCGTCCGAGGAAACGCCGCTGGTCGGTCAGTTGCTGGTTGAGGCCCTCGAGGCAGCCGGCATTCCGTCCGGCGTGATCAATCTTGTCCAGGGTGGGCGCGACACCGGCCAGGCCCTGATCGCCGAAGAGATCGACGGCCTGCTGTTCACCGGCTCGGCCCAGGCGGGTGCCTTCTTCCGGCGGTACTTCGCGGATCGCCCCGACGTGATCCTGGCCCTCGAGCTGGGCGGCAACAATCCCCTGGTGGTCTGGGACGCCGGCGACGCCGAGGCCGTAGCGGCCTTGGTCGTGCAGTCGGCTTTCATCACCACCGGTCAGCGCTGTTCCTGCGCCCGGCGCCTGATCGTGTCGGATGACGCGGCGGGCAGGGCGGTGATCGAGGCCGTTGCAGCCCTGTCGGATCGCCTGACGGCCGGACCCTGGAACGGTCCAAGCGAGCCCTTCATGGGGCCCCTGATCTCGGCGCGGGCCGCAGCCCTGGCCAAGGCCGGCGCGGACGCCCTGGGCGGTCAGCGCATTCGGACCCTGGGAGGTCTGGACGGTCTCAGCGACGCCTTCGTGTCCCCGGGCTTTGTCGATGTCACCGGCGTCGATGTGGCGGACGAAGAGCTGTTTGCGCCCCTGCTGCAGGTGCGCCGGGTCGGCAGCTTCGAGGAGGCCATCGCGGCGGCCAATGCCACCCGCTACGGTTTGTCGGCTGGACTTATCTCCAATCAGTCAGGGCTTTGGGACAAGTTCCTCAACCGGATCCGCGCGGGCGTCGTCAACTGGAACCGGCCGACGACGGGTGCCGCAGGCAGCATGCCGTTCGGGGGTCTCGGGGCCTCCGGCAACCACCGTCCCAGCGCCTATTATGCCGCCGACTATTGCGCCTATCCGGTGGCCAGTTTTGAAGCGGATGCAGTCCTAAATACATTTTGTGATATCAAGGGTTTGCGAGCATGA
- the astB gene encoding N-succinylarginine dihydrolase, producing the protein MTSAVEANCDGLVGPTHSYVGLSPGNLASQKNAGEVSNPRGAALEGLGKMRKLADWGVPQFALPPHERPNLSLLKALGFSGSDGTVLERAWKEAPALASAACSASPMWAANAATVTPSADAADGRVHFTPANLLTNLHRSLEGPQTTRSLRRLFADESRFAVHDPLPAQPHFADEGAANHVRLCAEHGAPGVNMFVWGREAWEHWDGRYPARQTREAFEAVERRHGAARAIFPRQGKAAINGGAFHNDVVCVGTRECLFFHESAFEDRNAMIASVRRAADGLFEPAFVEISEADLPMADLVASYLFNSQLLVIPGEDRLVLLAPAETRDNPRAHAVAESLAASNGPIGRVDYVDVRQSMRNGGGPACLRLRVVLTEGELAAANPAQRFDAALHDRLADWVERRYRDRLVPGDLADPLRLTEVREALDELTVILDLGSDFYPFQRGA; encoded by the coding sequence ATGACTTCGGCAGTTGAAGCCAATTGCGACGGTCTGGTCGGGCCGACCCATTCCTATGTTGGCCTGTCACCGGGAAATCTCGCCAGCCAGAAGAATGCCGGCGAGGTCTCCAATCCCCGCGGTGCGGCGCTCGAAGGTCTTGGCAAGATGCGCAAGCTCGCCGACTGGGGCGTGCCGCAGTTCGCCCTGCCTCCACATGAGCGTCCGAACCTAAGCCTATTGAAGGCGTTGGGTTTTTCCGGATCGGATGGCACCGTGCTCGAGCGGGCCTGGAAGGAGGCTCCGGCCCTGGCCTCCGCCGCCTGTTCGGCCTCGCCGATGTGGGCTGCCAATGCCGCCACCGTAACGCCCAGCGCTGACGCGGCGGACGGACGGGTTCATTTCACCCCCGCCAATCTGCTGACCAATCTGCATCGGAGCCTGGAGGGCCCGCAGACTACGCGCAGCCTGCGGCGGCTGTTTGCGGACGAGTCGAGGTTCGCCGTGCATGATCCGTTGCCGGCCCAGCCCCATTTTGCCGATGAAGGCGCGGCCAACCATGTGCGCCTGTGTGCGGAGCATGGCGCGCCGGGCGTCAACATGTTCGTCTGGGGTCGTGAGGCTTGGGAACACTGGGATGGCCGTTACCCGGCCCGCCAGACCCGCGAGGCCTTTGAGGCGGTTGAACGTCGCCACGGCGCGGCACGGGCGATCTTCCCGCGTCAGGGCAAGGCGGCGATCAATGGCGGGGCGTTCCATAACGACGTCGTCTGTGTCGGCACCCGCGAATGCCTGTTTTTCCACGAGAGCGCCTTCGAGGACCGCAACGCCATGATCGCGTCGGTCCGTCGGGCGGCGGACGGACTGTTCGAGCCGGCCTTTGTCGAGATCTCGGAAGCCGATCTGCCGATGGCGGACCTGGTGGCCAGCTACCTGTTCAATTCGCAGCTGCTGGTCATTCCCGGCGAGGATCGGCTGGTCCTGCTGGCCCCGGCCGAGACCCGCGACAATCCTCGCGCCCATGCCGTGGCTGAAAGCCTTGCCGCCTCCAATGGTCCGATCGGACGCGTCGACTATGTCGATGTGCGCCAGAGCATGCGCAATGGCGGCGGACCGGCCTGTCTGCGCCTGCGGGTCGTGCTGACCGAGGGCGAGCTGGCGGCGGCCAATCCGGCTCAGAGGTTCGATGCTGCCCTGCATGACCGCCTGGCGGACTGGGTCGAGCGTCGCTATCGCGACCGCCTGGTGCCGGGCGATCTGGCCGATCCTCTGCGACTCACTGAGGTCCGTGAAGCCCTGGACGAACTGACCGTCATCCTCGACCTGGGCAGTGACTTCTATCCGTTCCAGAGGGGCGCATGA
- a CDS encoding GNAT family N-acetyltransferase, whose translation MSYTIRPAGPEDITALIALHKAAAAVPDGLARRPDEITQAYVERCIAGISFVAVGPDGTIWGEIHAARETVALFSHVLSSLTVAVHPDRQGRGIGSRLFEALIAHARSMQPPILRIELAAGAGNPGAIRLYERLGFQHEGRQVARGRYPDGRLEDDILMGLLL comes from the coding sequence ATGAGCTATACTATCCGGCCTGCCGGTCCGGAGGACATCACCGCCCTGATCGCCCTGCACAAGGCTGCGGCGGCCGTTCCGGACGGGCTGGCCCGCCGGCCGGACGAGATCACCCAAGCCTATGTGGAACGCTGCATCGCCGGGATCAGTTTCGTCGCCGTCGGGCCAGACGGCACGATCTGGGGCGAGATCCATGCGGCGCGCGAGACGGTGGCTCTGTTCTCGCATGTGCTGTCGAGCCTGACGGTCGCGGTTCATCCTGACCGTCAGGGGCGGGGGATTGGGTCCAGGCTGTTCGAGGCCCTGATTGCCCATGCCCGGTCGATGCAGCCGCCGATCCTGCGGATCGAACTGGCCGCCGGGGCGGGCAATCCAGGCGCGATCCGTCTGTACGAGCGACTGGGCTTCCAGCACGAGGGGCGTCAGGTGGCGCGTGGTCGCTATCCGGATGGCCGTCTCGAAGACGACATCCTGATGGGTCTGCTGCTCTAA
- a CDS encoding LytTR family DNA-binding domain-containing protein has protein sequence MTTGALFGMSGDERRAIARAWLLGIGLIATICVVNILTIRHDDPDLPPLFPILWEGSSALVTLAIFAIPAAVALWTHRSGPRWWQAVPVHLVAVLAYSALHVAGFVALRKLAYLLLLQQDYDFGDLTREFPYEFRKDLVAYGIAWFIFQVSLRQGHQPATAQTMASPRTFDIQDGTRLVRVPIDDILAVRSAGNYVEFVLVDSRRPLMRTPLATIETELAEHGFVRSHRSWLINKARVTGLRPEGSGDYAVELGSQEAPLSRRFPEALARLRR, from the coding sequence GTGACGACCGGCGCGCTTTTCGGGATGAGCGGCGACGAGCGGCGTGCGATCGCGCGGGCCTGGCTGCTGGGCATCGGCCTGATCGCCACCATCTGCGTCGTCAACATCCTGACGATCCGCCACGATGATCCGGATCTGCCACCCCTATTTCCCATCCTGTGGGAAGGCAGCAGCGCACTGGTCACCCTGGCGATCTTCGCGATCCCGGCTGCTGTCGCCCTCTGGACTCATCGCAGCGGGCCGCGCTGGTGGCAGGCCGTCCCCGTCCATCTGGTCGCCGTCCTGGCCTATTCGGCCCTGCATGTGGCGGGCTTCGTGGCGCTGCGGAAACTGGCCTATCTGCTCCTGCTTCAGCAGGACTATGATTTCGGCGATCTCACCCGCGAGTTCCCCTACGAGTTCCGCAAGGACCTGGTCGCCTATGGCATTGCCTGGTTCATCTTCCAGGTGTCCCTTCGCCAGGGCCACCAGCCGGCTACAGCCCAGACCATGGCCTCGCCCAGGACCTTCGACATCCAGGACGGAACGCGCCTGGTCCGGGTGCCCATCGACGACATCCTGGCCGTCCGCTCGGCCGGCAACTATGTGGAATTCGTGCTGGTCGACAGCCGCCGGCCTCTGATGCGCACCCCGCTGGCAACGATCGAGACAGAGCTGGCCGAACACGGCTTTGTCCGCAGCCATCGCTCCTGGCTGATCAACAAGGCCAGGGTGACCGGGCTACGTCCAGAAGGGTCAGGCGACTATGCCGTCGAACTCGGCAGTCAGGAGGCACCGCTATCACGGCGCTTTCCCGAGGCCCTCGCGCGCCTCCGACGTTAG
- a CDS encoding acyltransferase family protein, protein MTTTTSSFDRRYDLDWIRVGAFFLLILYHVGMFYVPWDWHVKSPYPVEALEPLMQLTNPWRLTLLFLVSGAATRFMADKVSLGQLTAARVARLLPPLVFAMFVIVPPQSYYQVIEYAAAHPGWATGFESYGEFWLKYTTASGQWCGPDEGKCLVTPTWNHMWFVAYLLVYSLVLALLLRISPRLGDRLQAGLERVLKGIGLLIWPVVYLALTRIVLLPLFEISHALTDDWYNHAVSFAAFLLGFGLAKSEVLRGRLVSVRWTALALALVCWAGWASYAWVYRADDANPPEALRLVMRCVYATDQWCAIAAILGFGAKHLNRDAPVLRYLTLAVFPLYIVHQTLIVVLAHHLAALGLPQGQEAGLLVVATFAGCFGCYEVVRRIPIVRWLFGLKSQPRSVASRPPPSA, encoded by the coding sequence ATGACCACGACGACATCTTCCTTCGACCGCCGCTACGACCTGGACTGGATCCGGGTCGGCGCGTTCTTCCTGCTCATTCTGTATCACGTCGGCATGTTCTATGTGCCCTGGGACTGGCACGTGAAGAGCCCGTATCCGGTCGAGGCTCTTGAGCCCCTGATGCAACTGACCAATCCCTGGCGACTGACCCTGCTGTTTCTGGTGTCCGGGGCGGCGACCCGGTTCATGGCCGACAAGGTCAGTCTCGGCCAACTGACGGCGGCACGCGTCGCGAGACTGCTTCCGCCGCTCGTCTTCGCCATGTTCGTAATCGTCCCGCCCCAGAGCTATTACCAGGTCATCGAATATGCGGCCGCTCATCCCGGCTGGGCCACGGGGTTCGAGTCCTATGGCGAGTTCTGGCTGAAGTACACCACAGCTTCGGGCCAATGGTGTGGCCCCGATGAGGGCAAATGCCTTGTCACCCCGACCTGGAACCACATGTGGTTCGTGGCCTATCTGCTTGTTTATTCGTTGGTCCTGGCTCTGCTGTTGAGGATCAGTCCCAGGCTGGGAGATCGGCTGCAAGCCGGTCTGGAGCGGGTGCTTAAGGGGATAGGGCTGTTGATCTGGCCCGTAGTCTACCTGGCCCTGACCCGCATCGTGCTCTTGCCGCTGTTCGAGATCAGTCATGCCCTGACCGATGACTGGTACAATCACGCCGTGTCATTCGCGGCCTTCCTTCTGGGCTTTGGGCTGGCCAAGTCCGAGGTTCTGCGCGGTCGCCTGGTCAGTGTGCGCTGGACGGCCCTTGCCTTGGCCCTGGTCTGTTGGGCGGGATGGGCGAGCTATGCATGGGTCTATCGCGCTGATGACGCCAACCCGCCCGAGGCCCTGCGACTGGTGATGCGTTGCGTCTATGCCACCGACCAGTGGTGCGCGATCGCGGCCATCCTGGGCTTTGGGGCCAAGCACCTGAACCGTGATGCGCCGGTCCTTCGCTACCTGACTCTGGCGGTCTTCCCGCTCTACATTGTCCACCAGACCCTGATCGTGGTCCTGGCGCATCACCTTGCGGCCTTGGGACTTCCCCAGGGCCAGGAGGCCGGCCTGCTGGTGGTCGCCACCTTTGCCGGTTGTTTCGGTTGCTATGAGGTCGTCCGCCGCATTCCGATCGTGCGGTGGCTGTTTGGCCTGAAGTCTCAGCCCCGGTCAGTCGCTAGCCGTCCGCCGCCAAGCGCATAG
- the phhA gene encoding phenylalanine 4-monooxygenase, giving the protein MSADGFSPSPPPGARADWTIDQGWDRYSQAEHEVWITLYERQTAMLPGRACDAFLRGLDALDLHRSGIPDFARINDELQRLTGWSVVAVPGLVPDDVFFDHLAHRRFPAGQFIRKPDELDYLQEPDIFHDVFGHVPMLTDPVFADYMQAYGQGGQRALDLGHLAHLARLYWYTVEFGLMQTPQGLRIYGAGIVSSRSESLFALDDPSPNRIGFDLERVMRTPYRIDDFQQAYFVIDSIQTLQDVTLRDFGSLYDRLAVASDIGIAQILPGDTVFTCGTQAYALGGGRLATDRG; this is encoded by the coding sequence ATGAGCGCTGACGGTTTTTCCCCCTCACCGCCGCCCGGAGCCCGGGCGGACTGGACCATCGATCAGGGCTGGGATCGCTATTCCCAGGCCGAGCACGAGGTCTGGATCACCCTCTATGAACGCCAGACAGCCATGCTGCCTGGCCGGGCCTGCGATGCCTTTCTGCGCGGTCTCGACGCCCTGGACCTGCACCGTTCCGGCATCCCCGATTTCGCCCGGATCAATGACGAACTGCAACGCCTGACCGGCTGGAGCGTGGTCGCGGTGCCAGGCCTGGTGCCCGACGACGTCTTCTTCGACCATCTGGCCCATCGCCGATTCCCGGCGGGCCAGTTCATCCGCAAGCCCGATGAACTCGACTATCTGCAAGAACCCGACATCTTCCACGATGTGTTCGGGCACGTGCCGATGCTGACCGATCCGGTCTTCGCCGACTACATGCAGGCCTATGGACAGGGCGGCCAGAGAGCCCTCGACCTGGGCCATCTGGCCCACCTCGCGCGCCTTTACTGGTACACGGTCGAGTTCGGCCTGATGCAGACGCCGCAGGGTCTACGCATCTATGGCGCGGGCATTGTCTCGTCGCGGTCGGAGTCGCTGTTCGCCCTGGACGATCCGTCCCCCAACCGCATCGGGTTCGATCTCGAGCGGGTGATGCGCACGCCCTACCGGATCGACGACTTCCAGCAGGCCTATTTCGTCATCGACTCCATCCAGACACTGCAGGACGTCACCCTCCGGGATTTCGGGTCGCTCTATGATCGTCTGGCCGTCGCCAGCGACATCGGTATCGCGCAGATCCTGCCCGGCGACACCGTGTTCACCTGCGGGACCCAGGCCTATGCGCTTGGCGGCGGACGGCTAGCGACTGACCGGGGCTGA
- the hspQ gene encoding heat shock protein HspQ, whose amino-acid sequence MNSRFAKFAIGQVVKHRIFPFRGVVFDVDPVFANTDEWWESIPEDIRPIKDQPFYHLLAENDENTYVAYVSEQNLLADETGEPVQHPQTAVIFESFDHGAYKLRPRISH is encoded by the coding sequence ATGAATTCGAGATTCGCCAAGTTTGCGATCGGCCAGGTGGTCAAGCACCGGATCTTTCCGTTCCGGGGCGTGGTGTTCGATGTCGATCCGGTTTTCGCCAACACTGACGAATGGTGGGAGTCGATCCCCGAGGACATCCGGCCCATCAAGGACCAGCCCTTCTACCATCTGCTGGCTGAGAACGACGAGAACACCTATGTGGCCTATGTGTCGGAGCAGAACCTGCTGGCCGACGAGACCGGCGAACCGGTGCAGCATCCGCAGACGGCGGTGATCTTCGAGTCCTTCGATCACGGTGCCTACAAGCTTCGTCCCCGGATATCCCACTAG
- a CDS encoding Ppx/GppA phosphatase family protein translates to MSEALRAPDAPRPPREENGRRRRPPGEQSCYAALDLGTNNCRLLVATPSPRGFRVVEAYSRIVRLGEGLSQTGRLSDAAMDRSMAALKVCAEKIRRRKAIKIKAVATQACRGADNGAAFVARVAEETGLRLQIITPREEAQLSVAGCMSLFDRQSDAALVVDVGGGSTELSWVDLKGEGLDAKPRQFAAWKLPIKAWLSIPVGVVTLAERFPEGERADEGWFRAMVEDVKARIADFPHAEPMREVFASGRAHLVGTSGAITSLAGLHLGLQRYDRTVVDGLWMDRRDCEIAADRLLSLTAAERAQEPCIGADRADLVLAGAAILQAVQELWPCSRVRVADRGLREGLLMSLMSEQQRRPRRRRRGGASKFKPVSE, encoded by the coding sequence ATGTCGGAGGCGCTGCGTGCGCCCGACGCCCCGAGACCTCCTCGTGAGGAGAACGGGCGGCGTCGGCGGCCGCCGGGCGAGCAGTCGTGCTATGCGGCACTCGACCTTGGCACTAACAACTGTCGCCTGCTGGTGGCGACGCCGTCTCCGCGCGGGTTCCGTGTCGTCGAGGCCTATTCCCGCATCGTGCGTCTGGGCGAAGGCCTGTCTCAGACCGGTCGCCTGTCCGATGCGGCCATGGACCGCTCGATGGCCGCCCTGAAGGTCTGTGCGGAGAAAATTCGTCGGCGCAAGGCAATCAAGATCAAGGCCGTGGCGACCCAGGCCTGCCGGGGTGCGGACAATGGCGCGGCCTTTGTCGCTCGGGTGGCGGAGGAGACCGGCCTGCGCCTGCAGATCATCACACCGCGCGAGGAGGCCCAGCTATCGGTCGCCGGCTGTATGAGCCTGTTCGATCGCCAGTCTGACGCCGCCCTCGTGGTCGATGTCGGCGGCGGTTCGACCGAACTGTCCTGGGTCGATCTGAAAGGTGAGGGGCTTGATGCCAAGCCGCGCCAGTTCGCCGCCTGGAAGCTCCCGATCAAGGCCTGGCTGTCGATCCCGGTGGGGGTGGTGACCCTGGCCGAACGCTTCCCCGAGGGCGAGCGGGCCGATGAGGGCTGGTTCCGGGCCATGGTCGAAGACGTCAAGGCGCGGATTGCAGACTTCCCGCACGCCGAGCCGATGCGCGAAGTTTTCGCCAGCGGGCGGGCCCATCTGGTCGGCACCTCGGGCGCGATCACCAGCCTGGCCGGCCTGCACCTTGGGCTCCAGCGTTATGACCGCACCGTCGTCGACGGCCTGTGGATGGACCGACGAGACTGCGAGATCGCGGCGGACCGATTGCTGAGTCTCACGGCCGCCGAACGGGCCCAGGAGCCTTGCATCGGTGCCGACCGTGCGGACCTTGTCCTGGCCGGTGCGGCGATTCTGCAGGCCGTTCAGGAGCTTTGGCCGTGTTCGCGCGTGCGTGTGGCCGATCGAGGGCTTAGAGAGGGACTTCTGATGTCCCTGATGTCCGAACAGCAGCGTCGCCCGCGTCGGCGACGCCGGGGCGGGGCGTCCAAGTTCAAGCCGGTGTCCGAATGA
- a CDS encoding RlmE family RNA methyltransferase: MTEEEPPRKRMVKPPVGGTDSGRTKPARLKKTYGRTTSQQAWLERQINDPFSAKARALGYRSRAAFKISEIDEKFGFFKKGARVIDLGCAPGGWLQIAVERGVTQLVGVDLLPVDPVAPAHILEMDFTDNACPPRLIELLGGAPDVVLSDMAPNTVGHRETDHLRIVGLIEMGAEFAIEVLKPGGAFVAKAFQGGETADVIARLKKNFDRVVHYKPKASRADSSEVFLVATGFRGR; encoded by the coding sequence ATGACCGAAGAAGAACCGCCCCGCAAGCGTATGGTCAAGCCGCCCGTCGGCGGGACGGACTCTGGTCGCACCAAGCCGGCGCGCCTGAAAAAGACCTATGGCCGGACCACGTCGCAGCAGGCCTGGCTCGAGCGTCAGATCAATGATCCGTTCTCGGCCAAGGCCCGTGCATTGGGCTACCGCAGCCGCGCGGCCTTCAAGATCAGCGAGATCGACGAGAAGTTCGGCTTCTTCAAGAAGGGGGCTCGGGTCATCGACCTCGGCTGCGCCCCGGGCGGCTGGCTTCAGATCGCGGTCGAGCGCGGTGTGACCCAGCTGGTCGGCGTCGACCTTCTGCCCGTCGATCCGGTCGCGCCGGCCCACATCCTGGAAATGGACTTCACCGACAATGCCTGTCCGCCCAGGCTGATCGAACTGCTGGGGGGTGCGCCGGACGTGGTGCTGTCAGATATGGCCCCCAACACCGTCGGCCACCGTGAGACGGATCACCTTCGTATCGTGGGCCTGATCGAGATGGGGGCCGAGTTCGCCATCGAAGTGCTCAAGCCCGGCGGTGCCTTTGTCGCCAAGGCTTTCCAGGGCGGAGAAACGGCGGACGTCATTGCCCGGCTGAAGAAGAACTTCGATCGGGTCGTCCACTACAAGCCCAAGGCCAGCCGGGCGGACAGCTCCGAGGTCTTCCTGGTCGCAACGGGGTTCCGGGGGCGGTAG
- a CDS encoding potassium channel family protein, producing the protein MLKDLLSRPLRNLIYAVLFVLVVGALSTAAYGLAGWSLADAAYMVTLTIFTVGYGEVNPVDTAYLRAVTIATMIFGCTGTIVVTGALVQVLTLNQLEQFFGKRVEKTIERLEGHIIICGFGRIGMMLASELAAAGAPLVVIERDEARAHQALDLGHLCRQGDATDEVLLKAVHIERAKVLATVLADDADNVFITLSARSLNANLQIIARGERPSTEGKLLQAGADRVVLPTHIGAERIAELILFPEMAQIFRGGQASGSLDRALDRLGLDLEILVVPQDVAHGTLTVGEIERRARSAFLLQINRPNGTVVTRPLADHIVEPGDGLVLLSKLGRSALDCLFEDGPVATA; encoded by the coding sequence ATGCTGAAGGATCTTCTCTCGCGTCCCCTGCGGAATCTGATCTATGCCGTGCTGTTCGTTCTGGTCGTCGGCGCGCTCTCGACGGCCGCTTACGGCCTAGCGGGATGGAGTCTCGCCGACGCGGCCTATATGGTCACCCTCACCATTTTCACGGTCGGATATGGAGAGGTGAACCCGGTCGACACGGCCTATCTGCGCGCCGTGACCATCGCCACAATGATCTTTGGCTGCACCGGGACCATTGTGGTCACGGGCGCACTCGTCCAGGTCCTGACCCTCAACCAGCTAGAGCAGTTTTTCGGCAAACGCGTGGAAAAAACCATCGAACGGCTGGAAGGCCATATCATCATCTGTGGCTTTGGCCGGATCGGGATGATGCTGGCAAGCGAACTGGCTGCGGCCGGAGCGCCGCTGGTGGTTATCGAGCGCGACGAAGCTCGCGCTCACCAGGCCCTCGATCTCGGGCATCTTTGCCGGCAAGGCGACGCGACTGACGAAGTTTTGCTGAAGGCCGTGCATATCGAGCGCGCCAAGGTGCTGGCCACAGTCCTGGCCGATGACGCCGACAATGTGTTTATCACGCTTTCGGCGCGCAGCCTTAACGCCAACCTGCAGATCATCGCCCGCGGGGAGCGCCCATCAACAGAGGGCAAGCTGCTGCAGGCCGGCGCGGACCGGGTGGTGTTGCCGACCCACATCGGGGCTGAACGGATCGCCGAACTGATCCTTTTTCCTGAAATGGCCCAGATCTTCCGGGGCGGACAGGCCAGCGGTTCGCTCGACCGGGCTCTTGACCGTCTCGGCCTGGATCTCGAAATCCTGGTCGTGCCGCAGGATGTCGCCCACGGCACTTTGACGGTCGGCGAGATCGAGCGCCGTGCCCGCAGCGCCTTCCTGCTGCAGATCAATCGCCCGAACGGAACTGTCGTCACGAGGCCTCTCGCTGACCATATCGTCGAGCCGGGTGACGGTTTGGTGTTGCTATCCAAGCTTGGACGGAGCGCATTGGACTGTCTCTTCGAGGACGGGCCTGTAGCCACGGCCTAG